A window from Kovacikia minuta CCNUW1 encodes these proteins:
- a CDS encoding DUF6761 family protein: MLQDTLTIRYYQRLSDALVDLWNRGYRFDDLRLYVDGYLAALKHTNSLEAYLIHRLEEEITRYLYDPSNFEKPEPERDYY, encoded by the coding sequence ATGTTGCAGGATACTCTCACAATTCGATACTACCAGCGGCTTAGCGATGCCCTGGTGGATCTCTGGAACCGGGGCTATCGCTTCGACGATCTGCGCCTGTATGTGGATGGCTATCTGGCAGCACTCAAACATACAAATAGTTTGGAAGCTTACTTAATTCATCGTTTGGAGGAAGAAATCACCCGCTATCTGTACGATCCCTCCAATTTTGAAAAGCCAGAACCTGAACGGGACTATTACTAA
- a CDS encoding DNA polymerase III subunit gamma/tau: MNYQPLHHKYRPQTFADLVGQEAIATTLIHALQQQRIAPAYLFTGARGTGKTSSARILAKSLNCLKSEVPVEKPCGVCEVCRAIANGSALDIIEIDAASNTGVDNIRELIERAQFAPVQCRYKVYVIDECHMLSTAAFNALLKTLEEPPAHVVFVLATTDPQRVLPTIISRCQRFDFRRIPLDPMVSHLMTIAQHEKISITDDALTLVAQISQGGLRDAESLLDQLSLLEGEVTVEKVWDLVGSVPERDLMSLLEAIGQDNPETLLDSTRRLMDRGREPLIVLQNLGSFYRDLLIAKTAPTRGDLVAMTPSTWNQLCEFARSLDTATILAGQQHLRNCEVQIKNTTQPRLWLEVTLLGLLPSAIATSGGDRLDSSHQATVANGQQLVRAGTATSAKQSATTSPSPPRQPVTSVSTPTAPVPPPTANVEKPAEHHLTDPEPDEAVDRETDVVANSPGAPEMDTALGLGGIWQEALKQVQPFSTQTLLRQQACLLGLTDQEARIGIINQWLKTAKTKISNLEAAFEQSLQRPIKVSLEIATPAEIKAARELLGSAGSTQGANSGRPGVNTLRDESNPSATAPSPATPSQNRAPAKKPPHHQPQPQSDPVPPPTPSSAATPGSSWEEDEATRAAKQLAEFFGGKVVDLSDGETIAEPVEPVVIPSEALPEKPIAATWQGIDSDIEDEADDEMESDNEDLPF; this comes from the coding sequence ATGAACTATCAACCGCTGCACCATAAGTATCGCCCCCAGACTTTTGCGGATCTGGTGGGTCAGGAGGCGATCGCCACGACGCTGATCCACGCCCTCCAACAGCAGCGAATTGCGCCCGCCTATCTGTTTACAGGAGCACGGGGAACGGGCAAAACCTCCAGTGCGCGAATTTTGGCAAAGTCGCTCAACTGCCTCAAAAGTGAGGTGCCCGTGGAGAAGCCCTGTGGGGTCTGTGAGGTTTGTCGAGCGATCGCAAACGGGTCTGCCCTGGACATTATCGAAATTGACGCTGCCAGTAATACAGGGGTCGATAACATTCGAGAACTGATTGAACGGGCACAGTTTGCTCCAGTTCAGTGTCGCTATAAGGTTTACGTGATTGACGAATGCCACATGCTCAGTACTGCGGCATTTAATGCGTTGCTGAAAACTTTAGAAGAGCCACCTGCCCATGTGGTCTTTGTGCTGGCGACAACTGATCCTCAGCGGGTTTTGCCGACCATTATTTCTCGCTGCCAGCGGTTTGACTTCCGCCGTATTCCCCTCGATCCAATGGTCAGTCATTTGATGACGATCGCCCAACACGAAAAGATTTCGATCACAGATGATGCCCTGACGCTGGTGGCTCAAATTTCCCAGGGTGGGTTGCGAGATGCCGAAAGCCTGCTGGATCAGCTCAGCCTGCTGGAAGGTGAGGTGACGGTTGAAAAAGTCTGGGATTTAGTTGGATCTGTCCCGGAACGAGATTTGATGAGCTTGCTGGAGGCGATCGGTCAGGACAATCCCGAAACCCTGCTCGACAGCACTCGTCGCCTGATGGATCGGGGGCGGGAACCGTTGATTGTGCTGCAAAACCTTGGCAGCTTTTACCGGGATCTGCTGATTGCTAAAACTGCTCCTACCCGTGGTGACCTGGTAGCAATGACCCCTTCTACCTGGAACCAGCTCTGTGAATTTGCCAGAAGTTTGGATACAGCGACCATTCTGGCGGGTCAACAACACCTGCGGAACTGTGAAGTGCAAATAAAAAATACCACCCAACCCCGCCTGTGGCTGGAGGTCACGTTGCTAGGACTGTTACCATCGGCGATCGCCACCAGTGGGGGCGATCGGCTTGATAGTAGCCATCAGGCAACGGTTGCCAATGGTCAACAGTTGGTTCGTGCTGGAACAGCAACTTCTGCGAAGCAGTCGGCAACGACTAGCCCATCTCCACCCAGGCAACCCGTCACATCAGTATCCACCCCCACTGCCCCCGTACCCCCCCCGACTGCCAACGTTGAAAAACCCGCAGAACACCATCTAACCGACCCCGAACCTGACGAAGCCGTCGATCGGGAAACGGATGTAGTTGCCAATTCCCCTGGCGCTCCAGAAATGGATACTGCCCTTGGGCTGGGTGGTATCTGGCAGGAAGCGCTGAAACAAGTGCAACCCTTCTCTACCCAAACCCTGTTGCGGCAACAAGCCTGTTTGTTGGGGTTAACCGACCAGGAAGCCCGGATTGGAATTATTAACCAGTGGTTAAAGACGGCTAAAACAAAAATCTCAAACCTGGAAGCTGCCTTTGAACAGTCCCTCCAGCGTCCAATCAAAGTAAGCCTGGAAATTGCTACCCCAGCAGAAATAAAGGCAGCCAGGGAATTGTTGGGGTCAGCGGGATCTACCCAGGGTGCAAACTCTGGACGCCCCGGAGTGAACACACTCAGGGATGAATCCAATCCATCGGCTACTGCTCCCAGTCCAGCCACTCCTTCTCAAAACCGTGCCCCCGCTAAAAAGCCTCCCCACCATCAACCGCAGCCTCAGTCTGATCCAGTGCCCCCACCTACTCCATCCTCTGCGGCAACCCCAGGCAGTTCCTGGGAGGAAGACGAGGCAACCCGCGCAGCCAAACAACTTGCTGAGTTTTTTGGAGGCAAGGTTGTAGACCTATCTGACGGGGAAACGATCGCCGAGCCGGTAGAACCAGTGGTGATCCCTTCAGAGGCGTTACCCGAAAAACCGATCGCCGCCACCTGGCAAGGCATTGATAGCGACATAGAAGATGAAGCAGACGACGAAATGGAATCCGACAACGAGGATTTACCGTTTTGA
- a CDS encoding phycobiliprotein lyase, which yields MDAMEFFQLSTGKWRSQRITHHLAFKRAESGDSEIYVEALAPDHPKIAEICQLHEVDLSLAIGRAFVSWDGSMGWDREDENHEGSTVFVLVPDPDDSRQGRLLRERGYAEIVPVIGRYHMDDDNGLVLTTEYESMSSIERFWFANPTLRLRSSTVKRFGGFSTATFCTEFRMDDHSEQNSDQKVASSRLESGSHFSMLGW from the coding sequence ATGGATGCAATGGAGTTTTTTCAATTAAGTACGGGCAAATGGCGATCGCAACGGATCACCCATCACCTCGCTTTCAAACGCGCTGAATCTGGGGACTCCGAAATCTACGTTGAAGCCCTAGCCCCTGACCATCCCAAAATCGCTGAAATTTGTCAGCTTCATGAGGTCGATCTAAGCCTGGCGATCGGGAGGGCGTTTGTCTCCTGGGACGGCTCAATGGGATGGGATCGGGAAGATGAAAATCACGAAGGGTCTACCGTATTTGTTCTGGTTCCTGACCCAGACGATTCTCGCCAGGGGCGATTGCTGCGGGAAAGGGGTTATGCGGAAATTGTGCCCGTAATCGGTCGCTACCACATGGACGACGACAACGGGTTAGTGCTAACAACCGAGTACGAAAGCATGAGTTCGATCGAGCGCTTCTGGTTTGCCAACCCGACCCTCCGTTTACGCAGCAGCACTGTAAAACGATTTGGTGGTTTCAGTACTGCAACATTCTGTACCGAATTTCGGATGGACGATCATTCTGAGCAGAATTCTGACCAGAAGGTTGCTTCTTCCCGGCTTGAATCAGGCAGTCATTTTTCCATGTTGGGCTGGTAA
- a CDS encoding winged helix-turn-helix domain-containing protein → MPLSRSELLRRAWPDAIDNPRTVDTHVLSLRKKIEIDPRQPSLIQTVRNVGYRFNLELLTPPSNRPKDYPDHRKSLARSTAQMVVGERGRS, encoded by the coding sequence ATGCCATTGAGCCGTTCGGAACTGTTGCGGCGAGCCTGGCCTGATGCGATCGACAATCCCCGCACCGTAGATACCCACGTTCTCTCATTACGAAAAAAGATCGAAATCGACCCACGCCAACCCAGTCTGATTCAAACGGTTCGCAATGTTGGCTATCGATTCAATCTGGAGCTGCTGACTCCCCCCTCAAATCGCCCAAAGGATTATCCTGACCATCGCAAATCACTGGCACGCTCTACTGCCCAGATGGTTGTGGGGGAAAGAGGTAGAAGTTAG
- a CDS encoding response regulator transcription factor, whose amino-acid sequence MGAFCIQIVEGNPHLRSLLGWHLQQAGYIVHQSADLHQAREVYLQRQPTLVILDSELPDGDGLEFCRWLHQQQQSMAFNVVGSQFRIRYCGRSTCWCR is encoded by the coding sequence GTGGGAGCTTTTTGTATCCAAATTGTTGAGGGTAACCCTCATTTGCGATCGCTGCTAGGCTGGCACTTGCAGCAAGCAGGATATATCGTTCATCAGTCTGCTGATCTGCATCAGGCTCGTGAAGTTTACCTACAGCGTCAACCAACCCTGGTTATTCTGGATTCCGAATTACCCGATGGAGACGGCTTGGAGTTTTGCCGCTGGCTCCATCAGCAACAGCAATCAATGGCTTTTAATGTTGTCGGCTCGCAATTCCGAATCAGATATTGTGGAAGGTCTACGTGCTGGTGCCGATGA
- a CDS encoding NblA/ycf18 family protein translates to MNCHWSLVSTQKFNLKVYEDEVKTLSQEQAQEFLLELLRQLMVKENVIKHLLKESVV, encoded by the coding sequence ATAAATTGCCATTGGAGCTTAGTCTCGACACAGAAGTTTAACCTGAAAGTTTACGAGGACGAGGTTAAAACGCTCAGCCAAGAACAGGCCCAGGAGTTTCTGCTTGAATTGCTGCGCCAATTAATGGTTAAAGAAAATGTGATTAAACACCTGCTTAAAGAAAGTGTGGTTTAA
- a CDS encoding glutamate synthase-related protein, giving the protein MNELGYLMGGTTVNQDEQRNQLSTVGYAGQRWLVEERDACGVGFIADQKGRGSHKLIEQALSALTCLEHRGGCSADYDSGDGAGLLTAIPWDLFNSWFGDRHLQVPPIEQLGVGMVFLPPEAEAAAIARQLIERSVEAEGLKVLGWRVVPVKPELLGIQARENQPQIEQILVQSERVFGDELERLLYLVRKRTLRMAQTEIRGSSLEDAFKDFYTCSFSCRTIVYKGMVRSAVLGDFYTDLRQPEYASPFAVYHRRFSTNTMPRWPLAQPMRLLGHNGEINTLLGNVNWMVAREADLAHPCWSDHIDDLKPTVNAENSDSANLDNVMELLVRSGRTPQEALMIMVPEAYLNQPDLLNYPEITDFYEYYSGIQEPWDGPALLVFSDGKTIGATLDRNGLRPARYSITRDGYVVVASEAGVVDLPESEIIEKGRLGPGQTIVVDFEHQEILKNWQVKQRVASAKPYGEWLKQNRSTIEPQPFVEESPRMEAPAVLRYQTAFGYTAEDVEMIIEEMAAQGKEPTFCMGDDVPLAILSTKPRLLYDYFKQRFAQVTNPPIDPLRESLVMSLAMQLGERGNLLEEKPEYAHLLKLVSPILGDGELEQVRQSGFETADLSTLFGVADGPDGLQRAVTHLCQQAASAVRSGKKILILSDRLNHAGDQPGLDAECSYIPPLLAIGAVHHHLIRQGLRMKASLIADTAQCWSTHHFACLIGYGASAVCPYLALETVRQWWADPKTKSFMERGKLKSISLATAQANFRKAIEDGLLKILSKMGISLLSSYHGAQIFEAIGIGSDLLQLGFAGTASRLGGLSVAELAQEVLSFHSRAFPELTGKKLENFGFVNYRPGGEYHMNSPEMAKYLHKAVANKSHDHYALYQKYLEERPLTALRDLLSFRSDRPSIPLEEVEPAAEIVKRFCTGGMSLGALSREAHETLAIAMNRIGGKSNSGEGGEDPIRFQVLSDVDETGHSPQLPHLKGLRNGDTASSAIKQVASGRFGVTPEYLINARQVEIKMAQGAKPGEGGQLPGPKVSPYIAMLRRSKPGVTLISPPPHHDIYSIEDLAQLIFDLHQINPRAQVSVKLVAEVGIGTIAAGVAKANADIIQISGHDGGTGASPLSSIKHAGSPWELGLTEVHRVLLENQLRDRVILRVDGGIKTGWDVIMAALMGGEEFGFGSIAMISEGCIMARICHTNNCPVGVASQKEELRKRFTGIPEHVVNFFFFIAEEARSLMAKLGYRSLNEIIGRADLLTVRTGVTLTKTQSLNLDCLTHLPNTREDRSWLEHEEVHTNGFVLDDHLLADPDIQAAIQNQTNVSKTVDVVNTDRTLGARLAGAIAQQYGNNGFGGQITLNVRGAVGQSFGAFNLPGMILNLVGEANDYVGKGMHGGEIIIKPPQDAAYDPAQNVIVGNTCLYGATGGVLVANGQAGERFAVRNSLAQAVVEGAGDHCCEYMTGGVIVVLGNTGRNIGAGMTGGLAYFLDEDGSFPAKVNPEIVKTQRVITPAGEQQLKELIVLHADRTGSQKAKTILANWSDYLPKFWQVVPPSEKDSPEANPNAAAEKVLTPVQ; this is encoded by the coding sequence ATGAATGAACTAGGCTATCTCATGGGTGGGACAACTGTGAATCAGGACGAACAACGGAATCAGCTTTCAACAGTCGGTTATGCCGGTCAGCGGTGGCTGGTCGAGGAGCGGGACGCCTGTGGGGTGGGCTTCATTGCTGACCAAAAGGGGAGGGGAAGCCACAAGCTGATTGAGCAGGCACTCTCCGCCCTGACTTGCCTGGAACATCGTGGTGGTTGCAGTGCGGACTACGATTCTGGGGATGGGGCAGGGCTGCTGACCGCCATCCCGTGGGATTTGTTTAATTCCTGGTTTGGCGATCGTCACCTTCAAGTCCCCCCAATCGAGCAGCTTGGGGTTGGCATGGTCTTTCTACCGCCTGAGGCAGAAGCAGCCGCGATCGCCCGTCAACTGATTGAACGGTCCGTTGAAGCGGAGGGATTGAAAGTCCTGGGGTGGCGGGTTGTTCCTGTAAAGCCAGAATTGCTGGGAATTCAAGCGCGGGAAAACCAACCCCAGATTGAACAAATTCTGGTTCAGTCTGAGCGTGTGTTTGGCGATGAACTCGAGCGTCTGTTGTATCTGGTTCGGAAGCGTACCCTACGGATGGCCCAGACAGAAATTCGCGGGTCTTCCCTGGAGGATGCATTTAAGGATTTTTATACCTGTTCCTTCTCCTGCCGCACAATCGTCTACAAGGGAATGGTGCGATCGGCGGTTTTGGGAGATTTTTACACCGATTTGAGGCAACCCGAATACGCCAGCCCTTTTGCGGTCTACCACCGGCGGTTCAGCACAAACACGATGCCAAGATGGCCCCTGGCACAGCCCATGCGGCTCTTGGGGCACAATGGTGAAATTAATACCCTATTGGGCAACGTTAACTGGATGGTCGCGAGGGAAGCGGATCTGGCGCATCCCTGTTGGAGTGACCATATTGATGACCTCAAGCCCACGGTGAATGCTGAAAATAGTGATTCCGCCAATTTAGACAATGTGATGGAATTGCTGGTGCGATCGGGGCGCACTCCCCAGGAAGCCTTGATGATCATGGTGCCAGAGGCTTACTTGAATCAGCCCGATTTGCTGAACTATCCAGAAATCACAGACTTTTATGAATACTACAGTGGGATTCAAGAACCCTGGGATGGTCCGGCGCTGTTAGTCTTCAGTGATGGCAAAACGATCGGGGCAACGCTCGATCGTAACGGTCTGCGTCCTGCTCGCTACAGTATTACCCGCGATGGTTACGTAGTGGTAGCCTCCGAAGCAGGGGTGGTTGATTTACCCGAATCTGAAATTATTGAAAAAGGACGGCTCGGTCCCGGTCAAACGATCGTGGTGGATTTTGAGCACCAGGAAATTCTGAAAAACTGGCAGGTCAAACAGCGGGTGGCAAGTGCCAAACCCTATGGCGAATGGCTCAAACAGAATCGCTCCACGATCGAACCCCAGCCCTTTGTGGAAGAGTCTCCCCGCATGGAAGCTCCGGCTGTTCTGCGTTACCAGACTGCCTTTGGCTACACGGCAGAAGACGTGGAAATGATCATCGAAGAAATGGCAGCGCAAGGGAAGGAGCCAACCTTCTGTATGGGCGATGATGTACCACTGGCAATTCTGTCTACGAAGCCGCGCTTGCTGTATGACTATTTCAAACAACGGTTTGCCCAGGTGACAAACCCGCCGATCGATCCGCTGCGGGAAAGTCTGGTCATGTCTCTGGCAATGCAATTGGGCGAGCGGGGCAATCTTTTGGAGGAAAAACCAGAGTATGCCCATCTGCTGAAGCTGGTATCTCCTATTTTGGGGGATGGGGAGTTGGAGCAGGTGCGCCAGTCTGGTTTTGAAACGGCGGATCTGTCTACCCTATTTGGGGTGGCGGATGGTCCGGATGGCTTGCAGCGGGCAGTCACCCATCTCTGTCAGCAGGCAGCGTCAGCGGTGCGTTCTGGTAAGAAAATTCTCATTTTGAGCGATCGGCTGAACCATGCGGGCGATCAACCGGGTCTGGATGCGGAGTGTAGCTATATTCCACCCCTTTTGGCGATCGGAGCTGTCCACCACCACCTGATCCGCCAGGGATTGCGAATGAAGGCATCACTAATTGCTGACACTGCCCAGTGCTGGAGTACGCACCATTTTGCCTGTCTAATTGGCTATGGAGCCAGTGCGGTTTGTCCCTATTTGGCATTGGAAACGGTGCGGCAGTGGTGGGCAGATCCAAAGACAAAGAGCTTCATGGAGCGGGGCAAACTGAAATCCATTTCGCTGGCAACGGCACAGGCAAACTTCCGCAAGGCGATCGAAGATGGCTTACTCAAGATCCTGTCTAAAATGGGAATCTCGCTGCTGTCCAGCTACCACGGTGCCCAGATTTTTGAGGCGATCGGGATTGGGTCTGACCTGTTGCAATTGGGCTTTGCGGGTACCGCTTCCCGGTTGGGCGGTCTCAGTGTGGCGGAATTGGCGCAGGAAGTTTTGTCCTTTCATAGCCGCGCCTTTCCAGAATTGACAGGGAAGAAACTAGAGAACTTCGGTTTTGTTAACTATCGTCCGGGCGGAGAATATCACATGAACAGCCCGGAAATGGCGAAGTACCTACACAAGGCAGTGGCAAATAAGAGCCATGACCATTACGCGCTGTATCAAAAATATCTGGAGGAGCGTCCGCTCACAGCTCTACGGGATTTGCTCAGCTTCAGGAGCGATCGCCCTTCAATTCCCCTGGAGGAAGTGGAACCCGCAGCAGAAATTGTCAAACGTTTCTGCACCGGGGGAATGTCGCTGGGGGCACTGTCACGGGAAGCCCACGAAACCCTGGCGATCGCCATGAACCGGATTGGCGGTAAGTCCAATTCTGGCGAGGGCGGCGAAGATCCGATCCGCTTCCAGGTACTCAGCGATGTGGACGAAACCGGGCACTCACCCCAGTTGCCACACCTAAAGGGACTGCGGAATGGAGATACGGCGAGTTCAGCGATTAAACAGGTGGCGTCGGGGCGCTTTGGGGTCACCCCAGAGTACCTGATCAATGCCAGACAGGTAGAAATTAAGATGGCTCAGGGAGCCAAGCCAGGAGAAGGAGGGCAACTTCCGGGTCCCAAGGTTAGCCCCTACATCGCCATGCTGCGTCGCTCTAAGCCAGGTGTGACGCTGATTTCTCCCCCGCCCCACCACGACATTTATTCGATCGAAGATCTGGCGCAACTGATCTTTGACCTGCATCAAATTAACCCCAGGGCGCAGGTTTCGGTCAAACTGGTGGCAGAAGTGGGAATCGGCACGATCGCCGCTGGCGTTGCGAAGGCAAATGCCGATATTATCCAGATTTCGGGTCACGATGGCGGCACCGGGGCATCACCCCTCAGCTCGATCAAACATGCTGGTAGCCCTTGGGAGTTGGGCTTGACGGAAGTGCATCGGGTGCTGCTAGAAAACCAACTGCGCGATCGCGTCATTCTGCGGGTGGACGGTGGCATCAAAACTGGCTGGGATGTGATTATGGCTGCCCTCATGGGCGGCGAGGAATTTGGCTTTGGTTCCATTGCCATGATTTCGGAAGGTTGCATCATGGCCCGCATTTGCCATACCAACAATTGTCCGGTTGGGGTTGCCAGCCAGAAGGAGGAACTGCGGAAGCGGTTTACAGGCATCCCTGAGCATGTGGTCAACTTCTTCTTCTTTATTGCCGAAGAAGCGCGATCGCTGATGGCAAAACTTGGCTATCGATCGCTCAACGAAATCATTGGACGGGCAGACCTGCTGACAGTACGGACAGGAGTTACCCTCACCAAAACCCAATCCCTCAATCTGGATTGTTTGACCCATTTGCCCAACACCCGTGAAGACCGCTCCTGGCTTGAGCATGAAGAAGTTCATACCAACGGCTTTGTCCTGGATGACCATCTCCTTGCCGATCCAGATATTCAAGCAGCGATTCAAAACCAAACCAATGTCAGCAAAACCGTCGATGTGGTCAATACCGATCGCACGCTTGGAGCCAGACTGGCAGGCGCGATCGCCCAACAGTACGGCAACAATGGCTTTGGTGGACAAATTACCCTGAACGTTCGGGGAGCAGTGGGTCAAAGCTTTGGTGCATTTAACCTGCCTGGCATGATCCTGAACCTGGTGGGTGAAGCGAATGATTATGTCGGTAAAGGCATGCATGGGGGTGAAATCATCATCAAGCCGCCCCAGGATGCTGCCTATGATCCTGCTCAAAACGTCATTGTTGGGAACACCTGCCTCTACGGTGCGACCGGGGGTGTTTTGGTGGCAAATGGGCAGGCGGGAGAACGGTTCGCGGTTCGCAATTCCCTGGCACAGGCAGTGGTCGAAGGTGCGGGAGACCATTGCTGCGAATACATGACGGGTGGCGTAATTGTGGTCTTAGGCAATACTGGACGCAACATTGGCGCTGGCATGACTGGAGGGTTGGCGTACTTCCTAGATGAGGACGGCAGTTTTCCAGCAAAAGTTAATCCGGAGATTGTCAAAACCCAACGGGTGATTACCCCCGCTGGGGAACAGCAACTGAAGGAACTAATTGTCCTGCACGCCGATCGCACGGGTAGCCAGAAAGCCAAAACAATCCTGGCAAACTGGTCGGACTACCTGCCCAAGTTCTGGCAAGTTGTGCCACCATCGGAAAAAGATTCCCCTGAAGCCAACCCAAATGCGGCAGCAGAAAAGGTTTTGACTCCGGTGCAATAA
- the dusA gene encoding tRNA dihydrouridine(20/20a) synthase DusA yields the protein MPSLETANPSNSEHLLSVAPMMDRTDRHFRYFMRQITQRTLLYTEMVTSAAILHGDKNRLLDFSPEEKPLALQVGGDNPQDLAECAKIAEDWGYDEINLNVGCPSDRVQNGNFGACLMLQPERVADCVEAMLKVSSLPVTVKHRIGVDDCDRFEDLTKFVQLVSEMGCQRFTVHARKAWLKGLSPKENREIPPLRYEAVHQLKQAFPHLWIEINGGFSDLEQVRHQLRSVDAVMIGRAAYDNPYLFAPVDREFYGEEKRPPTRKQVAETMLPYIDFWVTKELKLNKITRHMLQLFAGQPGSRLWKRILTEKSYKPGAGVEVVQEALSRLTQFEKVS from the coding sequence ATGCCTTCGTTGGAAACTGCAAATCCGTCGAACAGCGAACATCTGTTGAGCGTTGCTCCCATGATGGATCGCACCGATCGCCATTTCCGTTACTTCATGCGGCAGATAACTCAACGAACTCTGCTTTATACCGAAATGGTTACCAGTGCGGCGATTTTGCATGGCGACAAGAATCGGCTCCTCGACTTTTCTCCTGAAGAAAAACCCCTTGCGCTGCAAGTGGGTGGGGATAACCCTCAGGACTTAGCCGAGTGCGCCAAAATTGCCGAAGACTGGGGCTACGACGAGATCAATCTGAATGTGGGATGTCCCAGCGATCGGGTTCAGAATGGCAATTTTGGTGCCTGCCTGATGCTGCAACCGGAACGGGTGGCAGACTGCGTGGAAGCCATGCTCAAGGTATCTAGTCTTCCGGTTACCGTTAAGCACCGAATTGGGGTGGACGACTGCGATCGATTTGAAGATTTAACAAAATTTGTTCAGCTTGTCTCCGAGATGGGTTGTCAGCGATTTACCGTACATGCCCGAAAAGCCTGGCTGAAGGGACTTAGCCCCAAGGAAAACCGGGAAATTCCACCCCTGCGCTATGAAGCGGTGCATCAACTCAAACAGGCTTTTCCCCATCTGTGGATCGAAATCAATGGCGGCTTTAGCGATTTGGAACAGGTGCGGCACCAGTTGCGCTCGGTTGACGCCGTGATGATCGGTCGTGCTGCCTACGACAATCCCTATCTCTTTGCCCCGGTCGATCGGGAATTTTACGGCGAAGAAAAACGCCCCCCCACCCGCAAGCAGGTAGCCGAAACGATGCTGCCCTACATTGATTTTTGGGTAACCAAAGAACTAAAGCTTAACAAAATTACCCGCCATATGCTACAGCTGTTTGCTGGACAACCCGGTAGCCGACTATGGAAGCGAATTCTAACCGAAAAGTCCTACAAACCTGGGGCAGGAGTGGAGGTTGTTCAGGAAGCGTTGAGCAGACTCACCCAGTTTGAAAAAGTTAGCTGA